The following are from one region of the Neurospora crassa OR74A linkage group III, whole genome shotgun sequence genome:
- a CDS encoding CorA family metal ion transporter, translating to MFDQEENVGNSGYSTPVPELDDHRNQSVSVQRPDRPRRGTFDSLYGPGQVIETGPTRSDSFQGTRIRDFEEAVVDEEDQENSPVYRRDRRGTVESAVLDVRSISPPNSVKAFAEARRRERDLSFSEPTRPERRVEEPPELQRANSIVSRRSYRSKQPTVIDDTASLATNKSAEEDVCFPLQDDHRDDNLHIDFHYLETFIKAENEARQSARRPSAIRVFPDLRPAEPDVTPTVPMVTLDGDILSAPSETDIRREKSHETDDDAEAKRTPPPPQPQVDQSRVSFFSSAWESTIHAADLEGLILPGEDIRGLFSFPKGETDGVWWLNMNNPSEEEVRAVCRAFGIHPLTIEDITTQESREKIELFPSYYFASFRSFFIEVEDTTGEKEYVPFNIYVVVFREGTLSFSYANNSHASHVRKRITMLKDYVSLSSDWICYALIDDIVDSFAPEISKLEHETDQIEDDVFIARSDDMAQFLKKIGIARKNVMGLMRLLGGKADVLRGFTKRCNENYKVTPRMDIGLYLGDIQDHVVTMMTNLGHFEKMLSRAHSNYLAQISIDGIIQGTATNRVLSKITLLASIIVPLNVVTGLFGMNVHVPWGGMETMVPFYVILAFFFSFCSLSYIFAKHKKLI from the exons ATGTTTGACCAGGAGGAAAACGTGGGGAACTCCGGGTACTCAACCCCGGTGCCCGAACTTGACGACCACCGGAACCAATCCGTTTCTGTCCAACGACCCGACCGTCCTCGACGCGGAACATTCGATTCTCTATACGGGCCAGGACAGGTGATTGAGACGGGCCCAACACGCAGCGATTCGTTCCAGGGCACAAGGATCCGAGATTTTGAGGAAGCTGTtgttgacgaggaggatcaGGAGAACTCGCCAGTTTATCGGAGAGATCGGCGAGGAACTGTAGAGTCTGCTGTGTTAGATGTTCGGTCTATCTCACCCCCGAACTCGGTTAAGGCTTTCGCGGAAGCACGCCGAAGGGAGCGAgatctctccttctccgagCCAACGAGACCTGAGCGTCGAGTCGAAGAGCCACCCGAGCTGCAGCGGGCTAACTCTATCGTCAGTCGCCGTAGCTACCGCAGCAAGCAGCCGACGGTGATTGATGACACCGCCAGCTTGGCCACCAACAAATCCGCGGAGGAAGACGTTTGCTTCCCCTTGCAAGATGATCATAGGGATGACAACTTGCATATCGATTTCCACTACTTGGAGACCTTTATCAAGGCTGAGAATGAAGCCCGACAGTCAGCTCGCCGCCCCTCGGCCATCCGTGTCTTCCCCGATTTGCGGCCTGCCGAGCCCGATGTTACCCCCACCGTACCAATGGTAACACTGGATGGGGATATCCTTTCGGCCCCTTCGGAGACGGATATTCGGCGGGAAAAGAGTCATGAGACAGACGACGATGCCGAGGCCAAAAGgactccaccaccgccacaaCCTCAGGTTGACCAGAGCCGGGTCAGTTTCTTTTCCTCAGCTTGGGAATCCACGATCCACGCTGCCGACCTGGAGGGTTTGATTTTGCCCGGGGAGGACATTAGAGGGCTTTTCAGTTTCCCAAAGGGGGAGACTGATGGAGTCTGGTGGCTCAATATGAACAATCCctccgaagaagaagtccgTGCCGTCTGCAGAGCTTTTGGCATCCACCCCTTGACAATTGAGGATATCACCACGCAGGAATCCCGGGAGAAGATTGAGCTTTTCCCATCCTACTATTTCGCCTCGTTCAGATCGTTCTTCATTGAGGTAGAGGATACCACCGGGGAAAAGGAGTACGTGCCCTTCAACATTTACGTGGTAGTGTTTCGCGAAGGCACATTGAGCTTCAGCTACGCCAACAATTCCCATGCCTCACATGTGAGGAAGAGAATTACGATGCTGAAGGACTATGTCTCATTGAGTAGCGATTGGATTTGCTACGCCCTGAT TGACGACATTGTCGATTCGTTCGCTCCCGAAATCAGCAAACTTGAGCACGAAACCGACCAGATCGAGGACGATGTGTTCATTGCTCGGTCCGACGACATGGCTCAGTTCTTGAAGAAGATTGGCATTGCTCGCAAGAATGTCATGGGCTTGATGCGCTTGCTCGGCGGAAAAGCAGATGTCCTCAGGGGCTTCACCAAGCGCTGCAACGAGAACTACAAAGTCACGCCACGTATGGACATTGGTCTATACCTCGGTGACATCCAGGACCACGTAGTGACCATGATGACCAACCTGGGCCATTTCGAGAAGATGCTGTCTCGTGCACACAGCAACTACCTCGCTCAGATTTCCATCGACGGCATCATCCAGGGAACTGCTACGAACCGTGTCCTCAGCAAGATCACCCTGCTGGCCTCCATCATCGTCCCGCTCAACGTGGTGACTGGTCTGTTCGGCATGAACGTTCACGTCCCATGGGGAGGCATGGAGACTATGGTCCCCTTCTACGTTATTCtggcctttttcttttcattctGCAGTTTGTCGTACATTTTTGCGAAGCACAAAAAGTTGATATAA
- a CDS encoding 60S ribosomal protein L25, whose amino-acid sequence MAPKDTKKGGASKAGKGAQAKKAAQAALKGVHSHKKTKVRYSTTFHRPKTLQLSRAPKYPRKSIPHEPRLDEHKVIVHPLNTEGALKKIEEQNTLVFIVDVKANKAQIKQALKKLYDIDTVKINTLIRPDGSKKAFARLTADVDALDIAATKLGLV is encoded by the exons ATGGCCCCTAAGGATACCAAGAAAG GCGGTGCCTCTAAGGCCGGTAAGGGCGCtcaggccaagaaggctgccCAGGCTGCCCTCAAGGGT GTGCACTCGcacaagaagaccaaggtcAGATACTCGACCACCTTCCACCGCCCCAAGACTCTTCAGCTGTCTCGGGCTCCCAAGTACCCTCGCAAGTCGATCCCTCACGAGCCCCGTCTCGATGAGCACAAGGTCATCGTCCACCCTCTCAACACCGAGGGTGCCCTGAAGAAGATCGAGGAGCAGAACaccctcgtcttcatcgtcgaTGTCAAGGCCAACAAGGCCCAGATCAAGCAGGCTCTCAAGAAGCTCTATGACATTGACACCGTCAAGATCAACACCCTGATCCG CCCTGACGGTTCCAAGAAGGCCTTCGCTCGCCTCACTGCCGATGTCGATGCCCTCGACATTGCTGCCACCAAGCTCGGCCTTGTCTAA
- the tim8 gene encoding small zinc finger protein Tim8, with translation MDIPQADLDLLNEKDKNELRGFISNETQRQRVQGQTHALTDSCWKKCVTSPIKTNQLDKTEAVCMADCVERFLDVNLTIMAHVQKITRGGSK, from the exons ATGGATATTCCTCAGGCCGACCTCGATCTCCTCAacgagaaggacaagaacgaGCTTCGCGGTTTCATTTCCAACGAGACGCAGCGCCAGAGGGTGCAAGGAC AGACCCACGCCCTTACCGATTCCTGCTGGAAGAAATGCGTCACCTCCCCCATCAAGACCAACCAGCTCGACAAGACCGAGGCCGTCTGCATGGCGGACTGCGTTGAGCGCTTCCTGGACGTCAACCTGACCATCATGGCCCACGTGCAAAAGATCACCAGGGGTGGCAGCAAGTAG